The region CGATCCGCGCACGCGACAGATCGTAAGGCGTCAATTCAACCGTTACCTTGTCGCCCGGCAGGATTCGGATGTAGTGCATCCGCATCTTGCCGGATATGTGTCCCAATACGACATGGCCGTTTTCCAGCTTCACCCTGAAGGTAGCGTTAGGCAGGTTTTCGATGACTTCACCCTGCATCTGGATAACATCGTCTTTGGCCATAAGTCCTTTCAACGCATCGGGACGCCGCCGCCTTTGAAATTAGCTTTCTTCAGCAGCGATTCATACTGTTGCGACATAACGTACGACTGCACCTGCGCCATGAAATCCATTGTGACGACGACAATGATCAGCAGCGACGTTCCACCAAAATAAAACGGCACGTTCCAGCGCAGTACCAAAAATTCAGGTAGCAGACAAACAAACACGATGTAGATCGCACCAGCCAGCGTCAGACGCGTGAGGATACGGTCGATGTATCGCGCCGTTTGATCGCCCGGGCGGATGCCTGGGACGAAAGCGCCACTCTTTTTCAGGTTGTCGGCCGTTTCCCTGCTGTTGAACACCAGTGCGGTGTAGAAAAAGCAAAAGAAGACGATCGCCAACGCGTACAGCAACACGTACACGGGTTGACCGGGCTTAAGGGCTTCGGCCACGTTGTGCAACGTGTCTGCGAACCAGCTGGTACGCGACCCCGAACTAAACCAGTTCAGGATGGTTGCCGGGAAGAGAATGATCGACGATGCAAAGATCGGCGGAATCACGCCCGACATATTCAACTTCAGCGGCAGATGTGAAGACTGTCCGCCGTAAATCTTGTTACCGACCTGCCGCTTGGCGTAATTCACAAGAATCTTGCGCTGGCCGCGTTCGATGAACACCACCAGATACGTCACACCGGCAATCAGCGCGACCACGATAATCGCCGAGATGATGCTCATCGAGCCGGTTCGCACCAGTTCGAAAAGACCACCGATTGCGTTCGGGAAACCCGCTGCAATACCGCCGAAAATGATGATCGAGATACCGTTACCAAGCCCGCGTTCCGTGATCTGCTCACCCAGCCACATCAGGAACATCGTGCCGGTCACCAGCGTCACGACCGTCGTCAGCCGAAATACCATCCCCGGATCGATCACAAGGCCCGGCTGATTTTCCAGCGCGACGGCAATGCCGAACGCCTGGAACGTCGCCAGCAGGACCGTAAAGATACGCGTGTACTGCGTAATCTTCCGTTGACCCGCCTGCCCTTCCTTTTTCAGCGCTTCCAGTTGTGGCGAGACAATCGCCAGCAACTGCATGATGATCGACGCCGAAATGTACGGCATGATCCCCAGCGCAAAAATCGTGAACCGCGAAAGTGCACCACCCGAGAACATGTTGAACATGCCAAGGATGCCGCCCGACTGGCTTTGGAACAACTTTGCCAGCTGGTCCGGGTCAATACCCGGCACCGGAATGTGCGCGCCGATACGGTAGACGATCAACGCCAGCAGCAGGAACACTGCACGCCGACGCAGATCGCCAAACTTCGCCGCGCTGCGACCGGGTTTTGCGAGACTCGGACTGTTAGCCAAGTACCTTCTCCGATGCAAATGCTAGTGACGGCAAATAACTTGCGCGTTACTCGGCAAAAGAGCCGCCGGCTGCTTCGATAGCAGCGCGCGCACCCTTCGTCGCACCCAGACCCTTCACAACGATCTTGCGCTTAAGCTCGCCCGTCGCGATGATCTTGGCGCTCTTGATCAGCTCGCCGAGCAGGCCGGCTTGCTTCAGAGCCAACAGATCGATTTCGTCGACCGGCAGCTTTTCCAGATCAGAGAGACGCACTTCACCAACGAATTCCTTCGTCAGCGAGGTGAAGCCACGCTTCGGCAGGCGACGTTGCAGCGGCATTTGACCGCCTTCGAAGCCAACCTTGTGAAAGCCGCCCGAACGCGACTTCTGACCCTTGTGACCGCGGCCAGCCGTCTTGCCCAGACCGGAGCCGATGCCACGGCCGACGCGACGCTTAGCGTGCTTCGAGCCTTCAGCCGGCTTCAGGTTATTCAATTCCATTATCAACTCCTTGAGTCCTGGTCAGCCGCTTAGCTGATGACCTTAACGAGGTACGAAACCTTGTTGATCATGCCGCGCACAGCCGGCGTGTCCTGCAACTCGCTAACCGAGTTGAGTCGGCGCAGGCCCAAGCCACGCACCGTTGCACGGTGCGTTTCACGGGTGCCGATCAGGCTCTTGACGAGCTGGACCTTGACAGTTTTATCAGACATGGTGTCCACCTTAGCCCAGAATATCTTCGACGGACTTGCCGCGCTTCGCCGCGATATCACCCGGCGTCGACTGCTTACGCAGACCGTCGAGCGTTGCACGAACGAGGTTGTACGGGTTCGTCGAACCGTGGCTCTTGGCCACAACGTTCTGCACGCCCATCACGTCGAACACTGCGCGCATCGGGCCACCAGCGATCACACCGGTACCGTCCTTCGCCGGAGCGAGGAGGACCATCGATGCGCCGTGCTTACCGTGCACTTCGTGTTGCAGGGTACCGTTCTTAAGCGGCACCTTGAACATGTTGCGGCGAGCCTGCTCCATCGCCTTCTGAACAGCGACCGGCACTTCCTTCGCCTTGCCCTTGCCCATACCGACGCGGCCATCACCGTCGCCAACCACGGTCAGTGCGGCGAAACCGAGAATCCGGCCACCCTTCACAACCTTGGTCACGCGGTTGACCGAAATCATCTTTTCGCGCAGGCCGTCGTCGCGTTCGTCAGCCTGAACTTTCGCTTGCATCTTTGCCATGACGAATTCTTCCCTTAGAACTTGAGTCCGGCTTCGCGCGCCGCATCAGCCAGCGCTTTCACGCGGCCGTGATAACGGAAACCCGAACGGTCGAAGGCGACGGATTCGATGCCGGCAGCCTTAGCCTTTTCTGCAATGCGCTTACCGATCAGGGTCGCAGCAGCGACGTTGCCGCCCTTGCCTGTCTGATCAGCCAGTTGCGCACGCACTTCGGCTTCGAGCGTCGACGCGCTGGCGAGCACCTTGGTGCCGCACGGCGAGAACACTTGCGCATAGATGTGCGTGTTCGTGCGATGCACGGCGAGACGCGCGACCTGCAGCTCAGCGATCTTGATACGCGTCTGACGAGCGCGGCGCAGGCGAGATTGAGTCTTATCCATGATTGCGCACCCTTACTTCTTCTTCGTTTCTTTGAGGATCACAACCTCATTGGCGTAACGCACACCCTTGCCCTTGTAGGGCTCCGGCGGGCGATAGCCGCGCACTTCTGCAGCGACCTGGCCAACTTGTTGCTTATTGATCCCCTTGATCACGATTTCGGTTTGCGTCGGGGTTTCAGCCTTGACGCCTTCCGGCATCTGGTGCACCACGGGGTGCGAGAAACCCAGCGACAGGTTCAGCTTGTCGCCTTGCGCCTGTGCGCGGTAACCGACGCCAACCAGCGTCAGCTTGCGCTCGAAACCCTTCGTCACGCCGTTCACCATGTTC is a window of Paraburkholderia phytofirmans OLGA172 DNA encoding:
- the infA gene encoding translation initiation factor IF-1; translation: MAKDDVIQMQGEVIENLPNATFRVKLENGHVVLGHISGKMRMHYIRILPGDKVTVELTPYDLSRARIVFRAK
- the secY gene encoding preprotein translocase subunit SecY — encoded protein: MANSPSLAKPGRSAAKFGDLRRRAVFLLLALIVYRIGAHIPVPGIDPDQLAKLFQSQSGGILGMFNMFSGGALSRFTIFALGIMPYISASIIMQLLAIVSPQLEALKKEGQAGQRKITQYTRIFTVLLATFQAFGIAVALENQPGLVIDPGMVFRLTTVVTLVTGTMFLMWLGEQITERGLGNGISIIIFGGIAAGFPNAIGGLFELVRTGSMSIISAIIVVALIAGVTYLVVFIERGQRKILVNYAKRQVGNKIYGGQSSHLPLKLNMSGVIPPIFASSIILFPATILNWFSSGSRTSWFADTLHNVAEALKPGQPVYVLLYALAIVFFCFFYTALVFNSRETADNLKKSGAFVPGIRPGDQTARYIDRILTRLTLAGAIYIVFVCLLPEFLVLRWNVPFYFGGTSLLIIVVVTMDFMAQVQSYVMSQQYESLLKKANFKGGGVPMR
- the rplO gene encoding 50S ribosomal protein L15 — translated: MELNNLKPAEGSKHAKRRVGRGIGSGLGKTAGRGHKGQKSRSGGFHKVGFEGGQMPLQRRLPKRGFTSLTKEFVGEVRLSDLEKLPVDEIDLLALKQAGLLGELIKSAKIIATGELKRKIVVKGLGATKGARAAIEAAGGSFAE
- the rpmD gene encoding 50S ribosomal protein L30: MSDKTVKVQLVKSLIGTRETHRATVRGLGLRRLNSVSELQDTPAVRGMINKVSYLVKVIS
- the rpsE gene encoding 30S ribosomal protein S5, with translation MAKMQAKVQADERDDGLREKMISVNRVTKVVKGGRILGFAALTVVGDGDGRVGMGKGKAKEVPVAVQKAMEQARRNMFKVPLKNGTLQHEVHGKHGASMVLLAPAKDGTGVIAGGPMRAVFDVMGVQNVVAKSHGSTNPYNLVRATLDGLRKQSTPGDIAAKRGKSVEDILG
- the rplR gene encoding 50S ribosomal protein L18, with protein sequence MDKTQSRLRRARQTRIKIAELQVARLAVHRTNTHIYAQVFSPCGTKVLASASTLEAEVRAQLADQTGKGGNVAAATLIGKRIAEKAKAAGIESVAFDRSGFRYHGRVKALADAAREAGLKF
- the rplF gene encoding 50S ribosomal protein L6, yielding MSRVGKSPIALQGAEVALSDERITVKGPLGTISQAANSLVKVVNDNGTLKFEPVDESREANAMSGTMRALVANMVNGVTKGFERKLTLVGVGYRAQAQGDKLNLSLGFSHPVVHQMPEGVKAETPTQTEIVIKGINKQQVGQVAAEVRGYRPPEPYKGKGVRYANEVVILKETKKK